A portion of the Helicoverpa zea isolate HzStark_Cry1AcR chromosome 25, ilHelZeax1.1, whole genome shotgun sequence genome contains these proteins:
- the LOC124642828 gene encoding zinc finger protein 628-like, whose product MSVAPAVKRELELESGGSSPGRKRRKQAAPSRATPQHPAPPPLDLHAKMADIYKSALAFGELGLPAFDPLAAFRLLPRHEPPRIFNPEAYCDLCCKEFCNKYFLKTHRANKHGIYDGGEPQPAPPPPAQPSPPRRASDEESGGTPRRLSPDSARRARESGFQPDALRRLGVVNPEAFCEICCKEYCNKYFLRTHRERRHGVPARRSPVNEHSPPSATPPTGPLCTPLGTPLGTPLPTPLTTPPALSGPPPDTPPRSHSLPPPLDPEEMAEVKRECEDELEAALRDGQTSPLNLIVEERGVSSPGSASEELRKLQTMISQLNELAAERLADEPNDPGPRPPSASPPPPDERRASSSGSSFCEICNKELCNKYFMRTHMQRMHGISLESGTQLGGVTCDICHKELCSKYFLRVHKHNTHGIPAPPAPAATAPAEPCPLCARRFRGPRALRAHLLAEHAPPARPPPPPPRPLDLLARDKPYACSYCPFTTDVLAFLFAHERAHAQQAAEPELAAEPAPGEAEEAGEAEGEVEAEGAQYSCSRCEFRAEGFAALEAHLRAAHGGAGALLAVPRAPQAPLTMQPFVVEEAGGALSLVPALVFLPVRRRATRRATVTLTLTPA is encoded by the coding sequence ATGTCTGTCGCGCCGGCGGTCAAGCGCGAGCTGGAGCTGGAGAGCGGCGGCAGCAGCCCCGGGCGCAAGCGGCGCAAGCAGGCGGCGCCCTCGCGCGCCACGCCGCAGCACCCCGCGCCCCCGCCCCTCGACCTGCACGCCAAGATGGCCGACATCTACAAGAGCGCGCTCGCCTTCGGGGAGCTCGGCCTGCCCGCCTTCGACCCGCTGGCCGCCTTCCGACTGCTGCCGCGCCACGAGCCCCCTCGCATCTTCAACCCCGAGGCCTACTGCGATCTGTGCTGCAAGGAGTTCTGCAACAAATACTTCCTCAAGACGCACCGCGCCAACAAGCACGGCATCTACGACGGCGGCGAGCCACAGCCAGCGCCCCCGCCCCCCGCACAGCCGTCACCCCCGCGCCGCGCCTCCGACGAGGAGTCGGGCGGCACTCCTCGCCGCCTCTCACCAGACTCAGCGCGGCGAGCGCGTGAGTCAGGCTTCCAACCCGATGCGCTGCGACGACTCGGCGTTGTCAACCCAGAAGCCTTCTGCGAAATATGCTGTAAAGAGTACTGCAACAAATACTTCCTCCGAACGCATCGAGAACGAAGGCACGGCGTACCCGCGCGCCGCTCCCCCGTCAACGAGCACTCGCCGCCATCAGCCACGCCGCCCACCGGCCCGCTGTGCACGCCGCTAGGTACACCGCTGGGCACCCCGCTGCCCACACCGCTCACTACGCCGCCCGCGCTGTCGGGGCCGCCGCCAGACACGCCACCGCGCTCGCACTCGCTGCCGCCACCATTAGACCCTGAAGAAATGGCAGAAGTTAAGAGAGAGTGTGAAGACGAGCTGGAGGCTGCCTTACGCGATGGTCAGACCAGTCCGCTTAATTTAATCGTGGAGGAGCGCGGCGTGTCGTCACCTGGATCTGCGAGCGAAGAGCTGCGGAAGCTGCAGACAATGATCTCTCAGCTGAACGAGCTAGCGGCCGAGCGGCTGGCTGACGAGCCCAACGACCCCGGCCCCCGCCCGCCCTCCGCCTCACCTCCACCGCCTGACGAGCGGCGCGCGTCCTCCTCCGGCTCGAGCTTCTGTGAGATCTGCAACAAGGAGCTGTGCAACAAGTACTTCATGCGCACGCACATGCAGCGCATGCACGGCATCTCGCTGGAGAGCGGCACGCAGCTGGGCGGCGTCACGTGCGACATCTGCCACAAGGAGCTGTGCAGCAAGTACTTCCTGCGCGTGCACAAGCACAACACGCACGGCATCCCCGcaccgcccgcgcccgccgccaccGCGCCCGCCGAGCCGTGCCCGCTGTGCGCGCGACGCTTCCGCGGGCCGCGCGCACTGCGGGCGCACCTGCTGGCGGagcacgcgccgcccgcgcgcccgccgccgccgccgccgcgcccgctcGACCTGCTGGCGCGCGACAAGCCCTATGCCTGCTCCTACTGCCCCTTCACCACCGACGTGCTGGCCTTCCTGTTCGCGCACGAGCGCGCGCACGCGCAGCAGGCGGCCGAGCCCGAGCTGGCGGCGGAGCCGGCGCCGGGCGAGGCGGAGGAAGCGGGCGAGGCGGAGGGCGAGGTGGAGGCGGAGGGCGCGCAGTACTCGTGCTCGCGCTGCGAGTTCCGCGCGGAGGGCTTCGCGGCGCTGGAGGCGCACCTGCGCGCGGCGcacggcggcgcgggcgcgctgCTGGCGGTGCCGCGGGCCCCGCAGGCGCCGCTCACCATGCAGCCCTTCGTGGTGGAGGAGGCGGGCGGCGCGCTGAGCCTGGTGCCGGCGCTGGTGTTCCTgccggtgcggcgccgcgccaCGCGCCGCGCCACCGTCACGCTCACGCTCACGCCGGCCTAG